Proteins from a genomic interval of Mycolicibacterium grossiae:
- a CDS encoding DUF5703 family protein, whose product MTAIHRGRMPAGWESDLSDEYEWIPLRLPPDVTRVSASTRLSIEAEYRGWELTRVRLYTDGSRRVLLRRKKTAADRLGVGDQPGA is encoded by the coding sequence GTGACGGCGATTCATCGGGGGCGGATGCCCGCCGGCTGGGAGTCGGATCTCTCCGACGAGTACGAGTGGATTCCGCTGCGGCTGCCGCCCGACGTCACGCGGGTCTCGGCGTCGACCCGACTGTCGATCGAGGCCGAGTACCGCGGCTGGGAGCTGACGCGGGTGCGGCTGTACACCGACGGCAGTCGACGGGTGCTGTTGCGCCGCAAGAAGACGGCCGCCGACCGACTCGGCGTCGGCGACCAGCCGGGCGCGTGA
- a CDS encoding quinone-dependent dihydroorotate dehydrogenase, with translation MYALLRRILFLVAPERIHTLVFAALRGATAPQGLRAALARRLAPSDPVLASTAFGVRFPGPLGLAAGFDKDGTGLHTWGALGFGYAEVGTVTAQAQPGNPTPRMFRLPEDRALLNRMGFNNHGSAALATRMASRTSTVPIGVNIGKTKATPATEAVRDYAESARLLGPVADYLVVNVSSPNTPGLRDLQAVASLRPILEAVRAETTAPVLVKIAPDLSDADVDEIADLAVELGLAGIVATNTTISRDGLRTPGAADLGAGGVSGAPVAARSLEILRRLHRRVGNRLVLVSVGGIESADDAWERIVNGAALVQAYTGFVYGGGLWAKRVHDGLAQRLHAGGFGSLAEAVGSATR, from the coding sequence ATGTACGCCCTGCTGCGGCGAATCCTGTTCCTGGTCGCGCCCGAGCGCATCCACACCCTCGTCTTCGCCGCGCTGCGCGGCGCGACGGCACCGCAGGGGCTGCGGGCGGCGCTGGCCCGTCGCCTCGCGCCCTCCGACCCGGTGCTCGCGTCCACGGCGTTCGGGGTGCGCTTCCCCGGGCCGCTCGGGCTCGCCGCCGGCTTCGACAAGGACGGCACGGGGTTGCACACCTGGGGCGCACTGGGTTTCGGATACGCCGAGGTGGGCACCGTGACGGCGCAAGCACAGCCCGGCAATCCCACGCCACGGATGTTCCGGCTGCCCGAGGACCGGGCGCTGCTCAACCGGATGGGCTTCAACAACCACGGTTCGGCGGCGCTGGCGACCCGCATGGCGTCGCGGACGTCGACGGTGCCGATCGGCGTCAACATCGGCAAGACCAAGGCCACCCCGGCGACCGAGGCGGTCCGCGACTACGCCGAGAGCGCGCGGCTGCTCGGTCCCGTCGCGGACTACCTGGTGGTCAACGTGAGTTCGCCGAACACCCCGGGGTTGCGCGACCTGCAGGCGGTGGCGTCGCTGCGGCCGATCTTGGAAGCGGTCCGCGCGGAGACGACGGCGCCGGTGCTGGTGAAGATCGCCCCGGACCTGTCGGACGCGGACGTCGACGAGATCGCCGACCTCGCGGTCGAACTGGGCCTCGCGGGCATCGTCGCCACCAACACGACGATCTCCCGCGATGGGCTGCGCACCCCCGGGGCGGCGGACCTCGGCGCCGGCGGCGTCTCCGGCGCCCCGGTCGCCGCGCGGTCACTGGAGATCCTGCGCCGGCTGCACCGGCGCGTCGGCAACCGGTTGGTCCTCGTCAGCGTCGGCGGCATCGAAAGCGCCGATGACGCCTGGGAGCGGATCGTCAACGGCGCAGCGCTGGTGCAGGCGTACACCGGCTTCGTCTACGGCGGCGGTCTCTGGGCCAAGCGCGTGCACGACGGCCTGGCCCAGCGACTGCACGCCGGCGGGTTCGGCTCGCTGGCCGAGGCCGTGGGTTCGGCC